A stretch of Hydractinia symbiolongicarpus strain clone_291-10 chromosome 9, HSymV2.1, whole genome shotgun sequence DNA encodes these proteins:
- the LOC130657020 gene encoding transmembrane emp24 domain-containing protein 10-like has product MAQAKDVVLVTFLVSILCSHVNTLSFTLSARSKKCLREEVHKDVLVTGEYRLSEAPIKTHLTVIDTNGHVLYKKDDAQKGKFAFTTDDYDMFEVCFHSEGSHGQGIDREIFLEVKTGVEAKNYDDIQKTEKLKPMELELKKLEDLSEAIVNDFAYMRAREEQMRDTNESTSDRVLYFSVFSMLCLIGLAMWQIFYLRRFFIAKKLIEN; this is encoded by the exons ATGGCGCAGGCGAAAGATGTTGTTCTTGTCACTTTCTTAGTTTCTATTCTATGTTCACACGTTAACACCTTGTCATTTACATTATCTGCAAGGTCGAAGAAATGCCTAAGAGAGGAAGTTCATAAGGACGTCTTAGTTACTGGCGAATATCGTTTGTCAGAGGCTCCTATTAAGACACATTTAACT GTTATTGACACAAATGGTCATGTATTGTACAAAAAGGATGACGCTCAGAAAGGAAAGTTTGCGTTTACAACTGATGATTATGACATGTTTGAAGTGTGTTTTCATAGTGAAG GTTCTCATGGGCAAGGAATAGATcgagaaatatttttagaagTTAAGACTGGTGTCGAAGCTAAAAATTATGACGAT ataCAAAAAACTGAAAAGTTAAAACCTATGGAACTCGAATTAAAGAAATTAGAAGACTTATCGGAAGCTATTGTGAACGACTTTGCTTACATGAGAGCAAGAGAAGAACAAATGCGCGACACTAATG AATCTACAAGCGATCGTGTACTATACTTCAGCGTATTTTCAATGTTGTGCTTAATCGGATTGGCCATGTGGCAAATATTTTACTTGAGACGATTTTTCATTGCCAAAAAGTTGATCGAAAATTAA